TTGGCGGCGTGGATGGTCATGAGCTGTATCCGATCCTGCGGGGTGGCTCCGCTATGCTGCTCGACATTGTCCTGATCTTGGTTGGTCAGGAGGGGGATCTGCTGGGCAAAGGCGCTGAGCAGTTCGGTGCCAAGTGGCTTCTCGGCAAAGAGGTTGAGCGGGTCCTGTCGGTAGCGAGCCTCAAATTCGGAGGCACTGCTGACAAACTCCTTGAGGTTGTCGAGCTTGGCCTGGCTCTCGACGGTGTCTTCGCGTGTGAGCTCAGCGACGATGCCGCTCTCACGGAGTATATGTGCGATCCACTCCTCCAGCTTGGCGTAGTGCTGATAAGCGGTGGCGAGCGAGTCGATGAGGTTGACAAAAGAGGCTATCTTGTTGCGTACGCCTCGGCTGAGACCGACAGGGTCGGCACTGTCGATGGCGGCGCAGAGCGCGTCGTAGAGCGATAGCTGCGGGCTGTGCTGCTGGGCATAGAGAGCTACCTTCTCGAGGGTTTTGTCGCCAATGCCTTTGCGAGGATAGGCGATGGCTCGGCGGAGCGCCAGCTCGTTGTGCGGGTTGATGATGAGCTGGAGGTAAGCTATGGCGTCTTTGATCTCGGCACGCGCATAGAAGGCCATACCTCCGTAGATAACGTAGGGGATGCCCTCCGAGAGAAGCACCTCCTCGAACTTACGGCTCTGCGCATTCGTGCGGTAGAGGATGGTCTGGTCAGAGAGCGGTATCTGCTCCTCATCGTGTCGCTGGGTGATGATGTCGATGAGTCGTGTCGCCTCCTCGTCGGACGAGGTGTAGTGGTAGAGCTGTAGCTTCTCGCCCTCGCCGAGGTCGGTGTAGACCTCCTTGGGGATGCGCTGCTGGTTGTGCTCGATGAGGGCATTGGCACTGCTGACGATATGGCCTGTGGAGCGGTAGTTTTGCTCTAGCTTAAAGAGCTTGGCACCGGCAAAAGCTTGCTTGAAGCTGAGGATATTGGCAATGCGTGCCCCTCGGAAGGAGTAGATGCTCTGGGCATCGTCGCCCACGGCAAAGATGCGGTTGTGGTCAGCGACGAGGTGACGGGCTAGCTCAAACTGCGAGGTATTTGTATCCTGATACTCGTCGATGAGGAGGAAGTCTATGCCGCTCTTGATCTCTTGGTGCGCCTCGGGGAAGTCGCGTATGAGGACGTTGAGGAGGAAGAGCAAGTCGTCGAAGTCCATCGCGTTGCTCTCCTTGCAGCGCTGGGTGTAGAGGCTGTAGAGCTTGTATAGCTCGCCCTCATGATTCATCGTATCGTACTTGCGGATCTCCTGATTGGCGGCGTAGGCTTGCGGAGAGATAAGCATGTTTTTCGCATCGGATATGCGCTTGAGGACACGCGTCGGGGTGTAGTTCTTGTCGCTGAGGTCTAGCTCCTTGATGCAGTTGCGTAGGAGTGCCTTGGTGTCACTGGTGTCGTAGATGGAGTAGTCCTGGCTGTAGCCGAGCAGTGGGGCGTAGCGCCTCAGGATACGTCCGCAGATGGAGTGAAAGGTGCCCATGCGTAGCCTATAAGCGATGCTCTCGCCGAGCATGTCGCTGACACGCGAACGCATCTCGCCGGCAGCTTTGTTGGTAAAGGTGAGGGCGTAGAGTCGCTGGGGGGTCCACCCTTGGTCTACGAGGTGAGCGAGCTTGTAGGTGATGACGCGGGTCTTGCCTGATCCGGCCCCGGCGATGACTAGGGCGGGTCCTTCGTTATAGACGACGGCAGCTCGCTGTGCTTCGTTGAGTGCAGTGAGGTCTACCATAATTACTCTTGCTCTGCCTGGAGGATTGCGTCTAAGGTCTCGAGCAGGCGTGTGCGTCGCTGGGGATCGGCGATGGCGTCTCGTAGTGCCTGCAGGAGCTGGTGGGGGAGTAGCTCGTCGTCGCTTGCTGGCTCTTCGCTTGGCGTGGTCGGCTGCTCTGGCTCGTAGTTGCGTATGGTGGGATCGTCGGGCAGGAAGGTGATCAAGCCCGCTAACCGCTGCGGCAAACGCTCGGGCAGGTCGGTCATCGGGAAGAACTGCTTGGCATCCTCGATAAAAAGGTAGGTCGGGCCGAGCAGGTAGGGATCGATGTGCTGCGTTACGGAGGAGAACTGCAGGGGCGTGAAGAGCGACAGGTGCGGCACGGAGATGTAGAGGTGGCTGATCATGAGCCGCTTGATGGCTATGGAGAGGGGATCGGTCCACTTGCTGAGCTTTTGGCCACAAGCTACATAGACCAAGCTGTAGGCACCTGAGATGCTTGCGTTTTGCCTATTCACCTCGGAGAAGAGTGCGACGGTGACGCCCTCGGTGACACCGCGTGTCTCTAGTATCTCGTGCCACAAGCTCTGCTCCTCCTCGTCATGGACGATGATGAGCATACGCCCTGGCTCGTGGACGGAGACGAAGCGCATCATCGCTATCACAGGCTCGATGATGGCCTCGCTGTGAGGCGCGGGGATGATGCCGTAGCTCTGCCACAGGAGCTGGTAGAGTGCCTGACGCATCTCGAGGCTACTCTCGGCCTGTACGTAAGGCTGTGGCAGCTCGCCTGTGGGGAGCTTTTTGGTTACTAGCTGACGCCAATTGCTGAGACGCAGGTAGCTACGGATCATCTCGTAGACATCGTCGTAGCACTGGAAGGTGCTGGAGAGCTCCTTGGCCTCTCGGGTGATCTGGTCGATGAGGTGATAGTGCTCTGGCGGGAGCAGGGTCCCCTCGAAGTAGCGCGCCTGCCAGTCGGCGTAGAGCTCCTCTTTGCCCTTGCCTATGCTGCACTCGATGGTGCGTCCCCCCTTGTAACTGATGAAGATAGAGGTGCGATCGGGCTGGAAGGGCGTGGTACCCCAAGGATAGCCGGGCACCTCCTCCGAGAGGAAGTTGATGACCGCCTCGACATGCTTGCAGGTGCCTAGCCCGCTGGTGCGAAAGTCTAGACAAGCGCAGTAGTTGCGGTCGCTCCGTACGCCTCGAAAGGCGACACGGTAATGGTTTGACCCGCTCTGCACCATGTAGTCTCCCCAGATGCGATTGTTGTCTAGGTGGGAGACGGTAAAGTCGTTTTGCTCAGCAAACTGCTTGCGGAGGGCTATCTGCCACGCCTCGACGCTCATGCCTTCGGGGCAATAGCGGTTGGAGAGCTTCTTGGGGTCTGTCTGTTGCATAGTTTTAGTAGATCAATAGGTATAGTTGGGGAGAGTGTTTCTTTAGGAATCCTGCTCGTCTGCTTCGGTCGTTGGGGTGCGCTGCATCTCCTCCTTGAGGTAGTGCGCTGTGTAGCTCTGCGTGTCGGAGCTCTGCGCCATCTCTTGTGGCGAGCCAGCGAAGATGACCTCGCCGCCGTTGCGTCCGCCCTCGAGTCCCATATCAATGAGGTAGTCGGCACTCTTGATCACATCGAGGTTGTGCTCGATAATGAGTACCGTATTGCCAC
The sequence above is a segment of the Porphyromonas vaginalis genome. Coding sequences within it:
- a CDS encoding ATP-dependent helicase, whose translation is MVDLTALNEAQRAAVVYNEGPALVIAGAGSGKTRVITYKLAHLVDQGWTPQRLYALTFTNKAAGEMRSRVSDMLGESIAYRLRMGTFHSICGRILRRYAPLLGYSQDYSIYDTSDTKALLRNCIKELDLSDKNYTPTRVLKRISDAKNMLISPQAYAANQEIRKYDTMNHEGELYKLYSLYTQRCKESNAMDFDDLLFLLNVLIRDFPEAHQEIKSGIDFLLIDEYQDTNTSQFELARHLVADHNRIFAVGDDAQSIYSFRGARIANILSFKQAFAGAKLFKLEQNYRSTGHIVSSANALIEHNQQRIPKEVYTDLGEGEKLQLYHYTSSDEEATRLIDIITQRHDEEQIPLSDQTILYRTNAQSRKFEEVLLSEGIPYVIYGGMAFYARAEIKDAIAYLQLIINPHNELALRRAIAYPRKGIGDKTLEKVALYAQQHSPQLSLYDALCAAIDSADPVGLSRGVRNKIASFVNLIDSLATAYQHYAKLEEWIAHILRESGIVAELTREDTVESQAKLDNLKEFVSSASEFEARYRQDPLNLFAEKPLGTELLSAFAQQIPLLTNQDQDNVEQHSGATPQDRIQLMTIHAAKGLEFPYVYIAGVEENLLPSSRSLDTAEMIEEERRLLYVGITRAQKLCTLSYTSIRTRNGKTELMIPSRFIAELPRTHYTLHEEAAPIGTSYQLTANSQWPTANSQQPTANSQQPTANSQQPTPQQMLAKSSPVNALESIDGYHVGDRVRHPRHGDGKIERIESAMGGKLTIHFDDGRTREVLIRYTHLERI